The following are encoded together in the Streptomyces rapamycinicus NRRL 5491 genome:
- a CDS encoding cytochrome P450 family protein codes for MTLPAFERLVPPGTDIVSDPYQLYAMLREQGPVHRVPSHGTDDVWLIVGHEEARAALTDPRMSNDIRHSSSWQDDGGNAIGLNMLQTDPPDHTRLRKLVAREFTARRIEALRPRIRQIADELLDAMLPLGRADLVESFAMPLPMAVICELLGVPAADRADFRGWSSEIVFPSGPEAAGAAVAAMTGYLARLIETKREAESDDLLSALVRTMDEDGDRLSSEEMLGMAFLLLVAGHETTVNLLSNGTCALLRAPEQLAALRADHTLLDAAVEEMLRFDGPSQSTAHRFTTEPVEIADTKIPAGEPVLVLLGSANRDPRRFADPDRFDIHRDARGHLGFSHGVHHCLGAPLARLEATIALRALLERCPDLALDTDPDTLAWRPSMMRGLLRLPVRFTPAG; via the coding sequence ATGACCCTGCCCGCCTTCGAAAGGCTCGTCCCGCCCGGTACGGACATCGTCTCCGACCCGTACCAGCTCTACGCCATGCTGCGGGAGCAGGGGCCCGTCCACCGGGTGCCCAGCCACGGCACGGACGACGTCTGGCTGATCGTGGGCCATGAGGAGGCCCGCGCCGCCCTCACGGACCCCCGGATGAGCAATGACATCCGCCACTCCTCCTCGTGGCAGGACGACGGGGGCAACGCCATCGGCCTGAACATGCTCCAGACCGATCCGCCGGACCACACCCGGCTGCGGAAGCTGGTGGCGCGGGAGTTCACCGCCCGCCGGATCGAGGCGCTGCGGCCGCGCATCCGGCAGATCGCCGATGAGCTGCTGGACGCCATGCTGCCGCTCGGCCGGGCCGATCTCGTGGAGTCGTTCGCCATGCCGCTGCCGATGGCGGTGATCTGCGAACTGCTCGGCGTACCGGCGGCCGACCGGGCCGACTTCCGCGGCTGGTCCAGCGAGATCGTCTTCCCCAGTGGCCCGGAGGCCGCGGGCGCCGCCGTGGCCGCCATGACCGGCTATCTGGCCCGGCTCATCGAGACCAAGCGGGAGGCGGAGAGCGACGATCTGCTGTCCGCCCTGGTCCGCACGATGGACGAGGACGGCGACCGGCTCTCGTCCGAGGAAATGCTCGGCATGGCCTTCCTGCTGCTGGTCGCCGGGCATGAGACAACCGTCAACCTGCTCTCCAACGGCACCTGTGCGCTGCTGCGCGCCCCCGAGCAATTGGCCGCCCTCCGGGCCGACCACACGCTGCTGGACGCCGCCGTCGAGGAGATGCTGCGCTTCGACGGCCCGTCGCAGTCCACGGCGCACCGCTTCACCACCGAACCCGTGGAGATCGCGGACACCAAGATCCCCGCGGGTGAGCCGGTCCTGGTGCTGCTCGGTTCGGCCAACCGCGACCCGCGGCGCTTCGCCGACCCCGACCGCTTCGACATCCACCGGGACGCCCGGGGCCATCTGGGCTTCAGCCACGGCGTCCACCACTGTCTGGGCGCGCCGCTGGCCCGGCTGGAGGCCACGATCGCGCTACGGGCGCTGCTGGAGCGGTGCCCGGACCTGGCCCTGGACACCGACCCGGACACCCTCGCCTGGCGCCCCAGCATGATGCGCGGCCTCCTGCGGCTGCCGGTGCGGTTCACCCCTGCGGGGTAG
- a CDS encoding helix-turn-helix domain-containing protein, with translation MSGKGDVEEFAELLRELRGRTNRRYAALAACGGVSASALHRYCSGASVPGDYEVLARFGKVCGADGEELLELHRRWVLADAEHKRAVPRAPAAVSVGRAGAAGSAAEDVSRVGTAGGPDAETGAERGPAWPRNRSRKPSRSPCALLRTRTKTRTRTRTRTCFIGSGFRRDGLLGSVGCGFRLAPSAHLSSGAAGWGARRVAGRRAGGCGRRWRHPRPGAGGSAGQREGLGYSFRKRLTN, from the coding sequence GTGTCCGGGAAGGGGGACGTGGAGGAGTTCGCGGAGCTGCTGCGCGAGCTCAGGGGAAGGACGAACCGCAGGTACGCGGCGCTGGCGGCGTGCGGCGGGGTGAGCGCGTCGGCGCTGCACCGCTACTGCTCGGGGGCGAGCGTGCCCGGCGACTACGAGGTGCTCGCGCGGTTCGGCAAGGTGTGCGGGGCCGACGGCGAGGAACTGCTGGAGCTGCATCGGCGGTGGGTTCTGGCCGATGCGGAGCACAAGCGGGCCGTTCCGCGGGCGCCGGCCGCGGTATCGGTGGGCCGGGCCGGGGCCGCCGGGTCCGCCGCGGAGGATGTCTCACGGGTTGGGACGGCGGGTGGGCCGGATGCCGAGACGGGGGCGGAGCGGGGCCCGGCGTGGCCGCGGAACCGGAGCCGGAAGCCGAGCCGGAGCCCCTGCGCACTGCTCAGGACCAGGACCAAAACCAGGACCAGGACCAGGACCCGGACGTGTTTTATCGGGTCTGGGTTCAGGCGGGATGGGCTTCTCGGCTCGGTCGGGTGCGGGTTTCGTCTCGCGCCTTCGGCGCACTTGAGCAGCGGGGCAGCCGGGTGGGGCGCGCGCCGCGTCGCCGGGCGCCGGGCCGGTGGGTGTGGCCGCCGGTGGCGGCACCCGCGCCCGGGGGCTGGGGGCAGCGCCGGACAGCGAGAGGGGTTGGGGTACTCCTTCCGAAAACGTTTGACAAATTAG
- a CDS encoding sulfate adenylyltransferase subunit 1: protein MTSDLTSGEQAAAAAVERSAATSQLRFATAGSVDDGKSTLVGRLLHDSKSVLADQLEAVEHASRSRGQEAPDLALLTDGLRAEREQGITIDVAYRYFATPKRRFILADTPGHVQYTRNMVTGASTAELAVVLVDARNGVVEQTRRHAAVAALLRVPHVVLAVNKMDLVDYAEPVFAAIAEEFTTYAASLGVPEITAIPISALAGDNVVTASANMDWYGGPTVLEHLETVPVGTDPSQDPARFPVQYVIRPQTAEHPDYRGYAGQIASGVLRVGDAVTVLPSGRTSAITGIDALGTMVDVAWAPQSVTLTLADDLDISRGDLLAPSDHAPETTRDVEATVCHLHDRPLRVGDRVLLKHTTRTVKAIIKDIPSRLTLADLSHHPAPGELAANDIGRVVLRTSEPLALDAYDASRRTGSFLLLDPADGSTLTAGMAGDSFAAPAKGAEAARDDEGWDF, encoded by the coding sequence ATGACGAGCGATCTGACGTCCGGGGAGCAGGCCGCGGCGGCCGCCGTGGAGCGGTCCGCGGCCACCTCACAGCTGCGGTTCGCCACCGCGGGCTCGGTGGACGACGGCAAGTCCACGCTGGTCGGGCGGCTGCTGCACGACTCCAAGTCGGTGCTGGCCGATCAGCTGGAGGCCGTGGAGCACGCCTCGCGCAGCCGTGGCCAGGAGGCGCCGGACCTGGCACTGCTGACGGACGGGCTGCGGGCGGAGCGGGAGCAGGGCATCACCATCGATGTCGCCTACCGCTACTTCGCCACGCCGAAGCGGCGGTTCATCCTCGCCGACACCCCCGGCCATGTGCAGTACACCCGCAACATGGTCACCGGCGCCTCCACCGCCGAGCTCGCGGTCGTCCTGGTGGACGCGCGCAACGGCGTGGTGGAGCAGACCCGGCGGCACGCCGCGGTCGCCGCCCTGCTGCGGGTCCCGCATGTGGTCCTCGCCGTCAACAAGATGGACCTGGTGGACTACGCGGAGCCGGTCTTCGCGGCCATCGCCGAGGAGTTCACGACCTACGCGGCCTCGCTGGGCGTCCCGGAGATCACGGCCATCCCGATCTCGGCGCTGGCCGGGGACAACGTGGTGACCGCGTCGGCGAACATGGACTGGTACGGCGGCCCGACCGTGCTGGAGCACCTGGAGACCGTGCCGGTGGGCACCGACCCGTCCCAGGATCCGGCGCGTTTCCCGGTGCAGTACGTGATCCGTCCGCAGACCGCCGAGCACCCCGACTACCGCGGCTACGCGGGCCAGATCGCCTCCGGTGTGCTGCGGGTCGGCGACGCCGTCACCGTGCTGCCGTCCGGCCGGACGTCCGCCATCACCGGGATCGACGCGCTGGGCACGATGGTGGACGTGGCGTGGGCGCCGCAGTCGGTGACCCTCACCCTCGCCGACGACCTGGACATCTCGCGCGGGGATCTGCTCGCGCCGAGCGACCACGCGCCCGAGACCACCAGGGACGTCGAGGCCACCGTCTGCCATCTGCACGACCGTCCGCTGCGCGTGGGCGACCGGGTGCTGCTCAAGCACACCACCCGCACGGTGAAGGCGATCATCAAGGACATCCCGTCGCGGCTGACGCTGGCCGATCTCTCGCACCACCCGGCACCGGGTGAGCTGGCCGCCAATGACATCGGCCGGGTAGTGCTGCGCACGTCCGAGCCGCTGGCGCTGGACGCGTACGACGCCTCCCGCCGCACCGGCTCCTTCCTGCTGCTCGACCCGGCCGACGGCAGCACGCTCACCGCCGGAATGGCGGGCGACTCCTTCGCGGCACCGGCCAAGGGCGCCGAGGCCGCGCGGGACGACGAGGGATGGGACTTCTGA
- a CDS encoding nitrite/sulfite reductase yields MAATPERASATPRRKAGRHRGEGQWAAGHFTPLNGNEQTKKDDDGLNVRTRIETIYAHRGFDSIDGADLRGRMRWWGLYTQRKPGIDGGKTAILEPEELDDEYFMMRVRVDGGRLTTEQLRVVGEISEEFARGTADITDRQNIQYHWIRIEDVPEIWKRLEAVGLSTTEACGDTPRVIIGSPVAGIAEDEIIDGTSAIEEIHQRYIGSKEFSNLPRKFKTAVSGSPVLDVVHEINDVAFVGVRHPEHGPGFDLWVGGGLSTNPKIGVRLGAWVPLEEVPEVWAGVVSIFRDYGYRRLRTRARLKFLVADWGTEKFRQVLEDEYLKRPLSDGPAPEQPVQQWRDHIGVHRQQDGRYYVGFAPRVGRVDGATLTKIADLAEAHGSGRLTTTVEQKMIVLDVTEDQVESLVAGLEALDLRVKPSTFRRGTMACTGIEFCKLAIVETKARGSWLIDELERRLPEFNEPITINLNGCPNACARIQVADIGLKGQLVMDDNGQQVEGYQVHLGGALGLEPGFGRKVRGLKVTAAELPDYVERLLRRFQEEREDGERFATWAARAKEEALT; encoded by the coding sequence ATGGCTGCCACCCCGGAACGCGCAAGCGCTACGCCCCGCCGCAAGGCCGGACGCCACCGCGGCGAAGGCCAGTGGGCCGCGGGGCACTTCACCCCCCTCAACGGCAACGAGCAGACCAAGAAGGACGATGACGGTCTCAATGTGCGGACACGCATTGAGACGATCTACGCCCACCGCGGCTTCGACTCCATCGACGGCGCCGATCTGCGCGGCCGGATGCGCTGGTGGGGTCTGTACACCCAGCGCAAGCCCGGGATCGACGGCGGCAAGACCGCGATCCTGGAGCCGGAGGAGCTGGACGACGAGTACTTCATGATGCGGGTCCGGGTGGACGGCGGCCGGCTGACCACCGAGCAGCTGCGGGTCGTCGGCGAGATCTCGGAGGAATTCGCGCGCGGCACCGCGGACATCACCGACCGGCAGAACATCCAGTACCACTGGATCCGGATCGAGGACGTGCCCGAGATCTGGAAGCGGCTGGAGGCCGTCGGGCTGTCCACCACCGAGGCGTGCGGGGACACCCCGCGTGTGATCATCGGCTCGCCGGTGGCGGGGATCGCCGAGGACGAGATCATCGACGGCACCTCCGCCATCGAGGAGATCCACCAGCGCTACATCGGCAGCAAGGAGTTCTCCAACCTGCCGCGGAAGTTCAAGACCGCGGTCTCCGGCTCGCCGGTGCTCGACGTGGTGCACGAGATCAACGACGTCGCGTTCGTCGGCGTCCGCCACCCCGAGCACGGCCCCGGCTTCGACCTGTGGGTCGGCGGCGGTCTTTCCACCAACCCCAAGATCGGCGTCCGGCTCGGCGCCTGGGTCCCGCTGGAGGAGGTCCCGGAGGTCTGGGCCGGGGTCGTCTCCATCTTCCGCGACTACGGCTACCGGCGGCTGCGCACCCGCGCCCGGCTGAAGTTCCTGGTCGCCGACTGGGGCACGGAGAAGTTCCGCCAGGTGCTGGAGGACGAGTACCTGAAGCGTCCGCTGTCCGACGGCCCGGCGCCCGAGCAGCCCGTCCAGCAGTGGCGTGACCACATCGGCGTCCACCGCCAGCAGGACGGCCGCTACTACGTGGGCTTCGCGCCGCGCGTCGGGCGGGTGGACGGCGCCACCCTCACCAAGATCGCCGACCTGGCCGAGGCACATGGCTCCGGGCGGCTGACCACCACCGTCGAGCAGAAGATGATCGTGCTCGATGTGACCGAGGACCAGGTGGAGTCGCTGGTCGCCGGGCTGGAGGCGCTGGACCTCCGGGTCAAGCCGTCCACGTTCCGGCGCGGCACGATGGCCTGCACCGGTATCGAGTTCTGCAAGCTGGCGATCGTCGAGACCAAGGCGCGCGGCTCCTGGCTCATCGATGAGCTGGAGCGCCGGCTGCCCGAGTTCAACGAGCCGATCACCATCAACCTCAACGGCTGCCCCAACGCCTGCGCCCGGATCCAGGTGGCGGACATCGGTCTCAAGGGGCAGCTGGTCATGGACGACAACGGCCAGCAGGTCGAGGGCTACCAGGTGCACCTGGGCGGCGCCCTGGGCCTGGAGCCGGGCTTCGGCCGCAAGGTGCGTGGGCTGAAGGTCACCGCCGCCGAGCTCCCCGACTACGTGGAGCGGCTGCTGCGCCGCTTCCAGGAGGAGCGCGAGGACGGCGAGCGCTTCGCCACCTGGGCGGCCAGGGCCAAGGAGGAGGCCCTCACATGA
- a CDS encoding phosphoadenylyl-sulfate reductase, with protein MTTRLEDTDLEGLAEKAGHELEDAPALDILRWAADTFGSRFCVTSSMEDAVVAHLASRAFPGVDVVFLDTGYHFPETIGTRDAVAAVMDVNVITLTPRQTVAEQDAEYGPRLHDRDPDLCCALRKVQPLEEGLREYDAWATGLRRDESPTRAGTPVVGWDARRRKVKISPIARWTQADVEAYVAEHGVLTNPLLMDGYPSIGCAPCTRRVLEGEDNRSGRWAGSNKTECGLHG; from the coding sequence ATGACGACCCGGCTTGAGGACACCGATCTCGAAGGGCTCGCCGAGAAGGCGGGCCACGAGCTCGAGGACGCCCCGGCGCTGGACATCCTGCGCTGGGCGGCGGACACCTTCGGATCGCGTTTCTGCGTCACCTCCTCGATGGAGGACGCGGTGGTGGCGCACCTCGCCTCCCGCGCCTTCCCCGGTGTCGACGTGGTCTTCCTCGACACCGGCTACCACTTCCCCGAGACCATCGGCACCCGGGACGCGGTGGCGGCCGTGATGGACGTCAACGTCATCACCCTGACCCCGCGCCAGACGGTGGCCGAGCAGGACGCCGAGTACGGCCCCCGGCTGCACGACCGCGACCCCGACCTGTGCTGCGCCCTGCGGAAGGTCCAGCCGCTCGAGGAGGGGCTGCGGGAGTACGACGCCTGGGCCACGGGCCTGCGCCGGGACGAATCGCCAACTCGCGCCGGTACCCCGGTCGTTGGCTGGGACGCCCGGCGCCGTAAGGTGAAGATCTCGCCGATCGCCCGCTGGACGCAAGCGGATGTCGAGGCCTATGTCGCCGAGCACGGCGTGCTGACCAACCCCCTGCTGATGGACGGCTATCCGTCGATAGGCTGCGCGCCCTGCACCCGTCGGGTTCTGGAGGGCGAGGACAACCGGTCCGGCCGCTGGGCGGGGAGCAACAAGACCGAATGCGGGCTGCACGGCTGA
- the cysD gene encoding sulfate adenylyltransferase subunit CysD, with protein sequence MTTVTAINAGEGAGLYALAHLDALESEAVHIFREVAGEFERPVILFSGGKDSIVMLHLALKAFAPATVPFSLLHVDTGHNFPEVIAYRDATVARHGLRLHVASVQEFIDDGRLRERPDGTRNPLQTVPLLDAIEKNRFDAVFGGGRRDEEKARAKERVFSLRDEFGGWDPRRQRPELWQLYNGRHSPGEHVRVFPLSNWTELDVWQYIAREKIDLPQIYYAHEREVFRRGGMWLAPGDWGGAKDGETVERRMVRYRTVGDMSCTGAVESDSVSIEQVIDEIAASRLTERGATRADDKLSEAAMEDRKREGYF encoded by the coding sequence ATGACGACCGTGACGGCGATCAACGCGGGCGAGGGCGCGGGCCTGTACGCGCTCGCGCACCTGGACGCGTTGGAGTCCGAGGCGGTGCACATCTTCCGCGAGGTGGCGGGCGAGTTCGAGCGGCCGGTGATCCTGTTCTCCGGCGGCAAGGACTCCATCGTCATGCTGCACCTCGCGCTCAAGGCGTTCGCCCCGGCGACGGTCCCGTTCTCGCTGCTCCACGTGGACACCGGGCACAACTTCCCCGAGGTCATCGCCTATCGGGACGCCACCGTCGCCCGGCACGGGCTGCGGCTGCACGTGGCCTCGGTCCAGGAGTTCATCGACGACGGCCGGCTGCGCGAGCGCCCGGACGGCACCCGCAATCCGCTGCAGACCGTGCCGCTGCTGGACGCCATCGAGAAGAACCGCTTCGACGCGGTCTTCGGCGGTGGCCGCCGGGACGAGGAGAAGGCCCGCGCCAAGGAGCGGGTGTTCTCCCTCCGGGACGAGTTCGGCGGCTGGGACCCGCGGCGGCAGCGCCCCGAGCTGTGGCAGCTCTACAACGGCCGCCACTCCCCCGGTGAGCACGTCCGGGTCTTCCCGCTGTCCAACTGGACCGAGCTGGACGTGTGGCAGTACATCGCCCGGGAGAAGATCGACCTGCCGCAGATCTACTACGCGCACGAGCGCGAGGTCTTCCGGCGCGGTGGCATGTGGCTGGCGCCGGGTGACTGGGGCGGTGCGAAGGACGGCGAGACCGTGGAGCGGCGCATGGTGCGCTACCGCACCGTGGGCGACATGTCCTGCACCGGTGCCGTGGAGTCGGACTCGGTGAGCATCGAGCAGGTCATCGATGAGATAGCCGCCTCCCGGCTGACCGAGCGGGGGGCGACCCGCGCCGACGACAAGCTGTCGGAGGCCGCGATGGAGGACCGCAAGCGCGAGGGGTACTTCTAA
- the cysC gene encoding adenylyl-sulfate kinase yields the protein MRAARLMAVDQENEMSAPTTTGATVWLTGLPSAGKTTIAYALAERLRGEGRRVEVLDGDEIREFLSSGLGFSREDRHTNVQRIGFVAELLASHGVTVLVPVIAPYGDSREAVRKRHQREGTPYLEIHVATPVEVCSERDVKGLYAKQAAGELSGLTGVDDPYEAPADPDLRIETHRNSVQESAAEVRLLLSERGLL from the coding sequence ATGCGGGCTGCACGGCTGATGGCTGTCGACCAGGAGAACGAGATGAGCGCCCCCACGACCACCGGTGCCACGGTGTGGCTGACCGGTCTGCCGAGCGCGGGAAAGACCACGATCGCATATGCGCTGGCCGAGCGGCTGCGCGGCGAGGGCCGCCGGGTGGAGGTGCTCGACGGGGACGAGATCCGCGAGTTCCTCTCCTCGGGTCTTGGGTTCTCCCGCGAGGACCGGCACACCAACGTCCAGCGGATCGGCTTCGTGGCCGAGCTGCTGGCCTCCCACGGGGTCACGGTGCTGGTGCCGGTCATCGCGCCGTACGGGGACAGCCGCGAGGCGGTGCGCAAGCGCCACCAGCGCGAGGGCACCCCGTATCTGGAGATCCACGTGGCCACGCCCGTGGAGGTGTGCTCCGAGCGGGACGTCAAGGGGCTGTACGCGAAGCAGGCGGCCGGCGAGCTTTCGGGTCTGACCGGTGTGGATGACCCCTACGAGGCCCCTGCCGACCCGGATCTGCGCATCGAAACCCACAGGAACAGCGTGCAGGAGTCGGCGGCCGAGGTGCGGTTGCTGTTGAGTGAAAGGGGACTGCTGTGA
- a CDS encoding GNAT family N-acetyltransferase, which translates to MTITVTTWHLEQTAPSDLSPAQEPPATAGVRIARAEVPSPEFSHFLFTAVGSDVSWTDRLVWSREAWEEHLHRPGVETWVAYERGTPAGYIELEGQDEGVVEIVYFGLLPAFRGRRIGGHLLTWGTSRAWDMADRWPDRVPTKRVWLHTCSKDGPYALDNYRRRGFRVFDVKTADEE; encoded by the coding sequence ATGACCATCACCGTGACCACCTGGCACCTGGAGCAGACCGCTCCTTCCGATCTCAGCCCGGCGCAGGAGCCGCCCGCCACGGCCGGGGTCCGGATCGCCCGGGCCGAGGTGCCGAGCCCCGAGTTCAGCCACTTCCTCTTCACGGCGGTGGGCTCGGATGTGTCGTGGACCGACCGGCTGGTGTGGTCACGGGAGGCCTGGGAGGAGCATCTGCACCGGCCCGGAGTGGAGACCTGGGTGGCGTACGAGCGCGGGACCCCGGCCGGGTACATCGAGCTGGAGGGCCAGGACGAGGGCGTGGTGGAGATCGTGTACTTCGGTCTGCTGCCCGCATTCCGGGGCCGCCGCATCGGCGGGCATCTGCTGACCTGGGGGACCTCCCGCGCCTGGGACATGGCCGACCGCTGGCCGGACCGGGTGCCGACCAAGCGGGTGTGGCTGCACACCTGCAGCAAGGACGGGCCGTACGCGCTGGACAACTACCGTCGCCGGGGCTTCCGGGTGTTCGACGTCAAGACGGCGGACGAGGAGTGA
- a CDS encoding putative leader peptide, translated as MSRAGIALVSRRHVDLGRMSSAICPAG; from the coding sequence ATGTCTCGAGCTGGAATTGCCTTGGTGAGTCGACGCCACGTCGACCTCGGCCGCATGTCCAGCGCGATCTGTCCGGCGGGCTGA
- a CDS encoding YihY/virulence factor BrkB family protein, producing MSGGESPRYGEKVQPAEETSKPSGRLRKARALYRNVSKRRMAWLLLKDTINSCMEYRVTGLAAEAAFFTLLSLPPLLLALIGLLGYFDAWTSTDTVATIRQNILDASATVLSDRGVKEIARPLLDDVIKGGRPDVISLGFAIALWSGSRAVNVFVDTITIMYGLEGKRGIVRTRLLSFLLYLVALVVGAVALPLMVIGPEAVVDLLPSSGDLVPVLYWPVVIVLSIAFLTTLYHVSVPVRSPWPEDIPGALVALAIWVLGSFLLRIYLVHTVEGPTIYGSLAAPVAVLLWIGVSAFAVLVGAAVNAAIDRVWPSVATAAGRAERAARAREETARLRAKEQRTADDGAAEITPPSEFPERWAQFLPHGDIRSRLHTKREAGEKPGEKAAGKAGKPADRPADQPPGTAQPSGEARPTGTPPTGTPPTGTPPSGKAAGEPRTPRQGPRRPEVRSAADGADGGATDSAAAGDTAAQDDAAARDDTAADDDHPVR from the coding sequence ATGAGCGGCGGTGAGAGCCCCCGATACGGTGAGAAGGTGCAGCCAGCAGAAGAAACATCGAAGCCGTCCGGCCGGCTCCGCAAGGCCCGCGCCCTGTACCGCAATGTGTCCAAGCGCAGGATGGCCTGGCTGCTGCTGAAGGACACCATCAATTCCTGTATGGAGTACCGGGTCACCGGGCTCGCCGCCGAAGCGGCCTTCTTCACCCTGCTGTCGCTGCCGCCCCTGCTGCTCGCCCTGATCGGACTGCTCGGCTACTTCGACGCCTGGACCAGCACCGACACGGTGGCCACCATCCGGCAGAACATCCTCGACGCCTCCGCGACCGTGCTGTCCGACCGGGGCGTCAAGGAGATCGCCCGGCCGCTGCTGGACGATGTGATCAAGGGCGGGCGCCCCGATGTGATCTCGCTGGGCTTCGCCATCGCTCTGTGGTCCGGCTCCCGCGCGGTGAACGTGTTCGTGGACACCATCACGATCATGTACGGGCTGGAGGGGAAGCGCGGGATCGTCAGGACCCGTCTGCTGTCCTTCCTGCTCTACCTGGTGGCGCTCGTGGTCGGGGCGGTGGCGCTGCCGCTGATGGTGATCGGGCCGGAGGCGGTGGTGGACCTGCTGCCGTCCAGCGGGGACCTCGTACCGGTCCTGTACTGGCCGGTGGTGATCGTGCTCTCCATCGCCTTCCTCACCACGCTCTACCACGTGTCCGTACCGGTGCGCTCGCCCTGGCCGGAGGACATTCCCGGGGCACTGGTGGCCCTCGCGATATGGGTGCTGGGCAGCTTCCTGCTACGGATCTACCTGGTGCATACGGTCGAGGGCCCGACGATCTACGGCTCGCTGGCCGCCCCCGTCGCGGTGCTGCTGTGGATCGGGGTGTCCGCCTTCGCGGTGCTGGTCGGGGCGGCGGTCAACGCCGCGATCGACCGGGTCTGGCCCTCGGTGGCCACGGCCGCCGGGCGCGCCGAGCGCGCCGCCCGCGCCCGGGAGGAGACGGCCCGGCTGCGGGCGAAGGAGCAGCGCACGGCGGACGACGGCGCGGCGGAGATCACCCCGCCGTCGGAGTTCCCCGAGCGCTGGGCCCAGTTCCTGCCGCACGGCGACATACGCTCCCGGCTGCACACGAAGCGCGAGGCGGGGGAGAAGCCGGGGGAGAAGGCCGCCGGGAAGGCCGGGAAGCCCGCCGATCGGCCCGCCGATCAGCCCCCGGGGACGGCACAGCCTTCGGGGGAGGCGCGGCCCACGGGGACACCGCCCACGGGGACACCGCCCACGGGGACACCGCCCTCGGGGAAGGCGGCCGGGGAGCCCCGGACGCCCCGGCAGGGGCCGAGGCGTCCGGAGGTACGGTCCGCGGCGGACGGCGCGGACGGCGGCGCCACGGACAGCGCCGCCGCCGGGGACACCGCCGCCCAGGACGACGCCGCGGCCAGGGACGACACCGCGGCGGACGACGACCATCCGGTGCGCTGA